Proteins from a genomic interval of Hydrogenophaga sp. PAMC20947:
- a CDS encoding PLP-dependent aminotransferase family protein: MTTWTLARRAQKMNPSVIREILKITEKPGIISFAGGLPSPKTFPVEAFDQASQRVLQNDGAAALQYAASEGFLALREHVAQNLPWEVDPDQVLITTGSQQGLDLVAKILIDSGSRILVETPTYLGALQAFAPMEPVVASVASDAEGPDLNSLSQQMGSGANAARFFYVLPNFQNPTGRTMSEARRAALVEKAAELGLPLIEDNPYGDLWFDTPPPKPLTARNPDGCIYLGSFSKVLAPGLRLGFLVAPKTLYPKLLQAKQAADLHTPGYNQRMVVETLKGGFLERHVPTIRSLYKNQCTAMLQALDTEMQGLGLEWNTPDGGMFLWVRLPDGMNAVELLPKAVDAGVAFVPGAAFYADNADPRTLRLSFVTASVEQIHTGIAALAQAIRTFAKG; encoded by the coding sequence ATGACAACCTGGACCCTGGCGCGACGCGCCCAAAAAATGAACCCTTCCGTGATCCGGGAGATTCTCAAGATCACCGAGAAGCCCGGCATCATCAGTTTTGCGGGGGGCCTGCCCTCGCCCAAGACCTTCCCGGTGGAGGCCTTTGACCAAGCCAGCCAGCGTGTGCTGCAAAACGACGGCGCCGCCGCACTGCAATACGCGGCCAGCGAAGGGTTCCTGGCGCTGCGAGAACACGTGGCTCAGAACCTGCCTTGGGAGGTTGACCCAGACCAGGTGCTGATCACCACCGGCAGCCAGCAAGGCCTGGACCTGGTGGCCAAAATCCTGATCGACTCGGGCAGCCGCATTTTGGTGGAAACACCCACCTACCTGGGCGCGCTGCAAGCTTTCGCGCCCATGGAGCCCGTGGTGGCCAGCGTGGCCAGTGACGCAGAAGGCCCCGATCTCAACAGCCTCAGCCAGCAAATGGGAAGCGGCGCCAACGCGGCGCGTTTCTTTTACGTGTTGCCGAACTTCCAGAACCCCACTGGCCGCACCATGAGCGAAGCGCGCCGCGCGGCCCTGGTGGAAAAAGCCGCCGAGCTGGGCCTGCCTTTGATCGAAGACAACCCTTATGGTGACCTGTGGTTTGACACCCCGCCGCCCAAGCCGCTGACGGCTCGCAACCCTGACGGCTGCATCTATCTGGGTTCGTTTTCCAAGGTGCTCGCTCCGGGCCTGCGCCTGGGGTTCCTGGTGGCCCCCAAAACGCTGTACCCCAAACTGCTGCAAGCCAAGCAGGCTGCCGATCTGCACACGCCGGGCTACAACCAGCGCATGGTGGTGGAGACGCTGAAGGGTGGCTTTCTGGAGCGCCACGTGCCCACCATCCGTTCGCTGTACAAGAACCAGTGCACCGCCATGTTGCAGGCGCTGGATACCGAAATGCAGGGCCTCGGTCTCGAATGGAACACGCCTGACGGCGGCATGTTCTTGTGGGTGCGTTTGCCTGACGGCATGAATGCTGTCGAGCTGCTGCCCAAGGCAGTGGACGCCGGCGTGGCTTTTGTGCCCGGCGCCGCGTTTTACGCCGACAACGCCGATCCGCGTACCTTGCGCCTGAGTTTTGTGACCGCCAGCGTGGAACAGATCCACACGGGCATCGCAGCCTTGGCCCAAGCCATCCGGACCTTCGCCAAGGGTTGA
- a CDS encoding PhzF family phenazine biosynthesis protein, whose amino-acid sequence MQTRAFQQVDVFTATPYRGNPLGVVMDGTGLSAEAMQHFTNWTNLSECTFLLPPTAEGAAAGADYRARIFCPGRELPFAGHPTLGSCHAWLKAGGMPQAEHVVQECGVGLVRIRRGEDRLAFAAPPLRKSGPLDESDVALIARGLGVARIDIVAHSWCDNGPSWRGVMLKTAEQVLGLRPDSVVLAGLDIGAVGPRGKVGVVGVSGVNEGLHSDFEVRAFFPGNNGLCEDPVTGSLNAALAQWLIGAGLAPERYVAAQGTVLQREGRVHIQRDAQGNIWVGGASVTCIEGTVLI is encoded by the coding sequence ATGCAAACCCGAGCGTTCCAACAAGTGGATGTGTTCACCGCAACCCCCTATCGGGGCAACCCACTGGGGGTGGTGATGGACGGCACAGGCTTGAGCGCCGAGGCCATGCAGCACTTCACGAACTGGACCAACCTGTCGGAGTGCACCTTTCTGTTGCCCCCCACAGCCGAGGGAGCGGCAGCAGGCGCTGACTACCGGGCGCGCATTTTTTGCCCAGGGCGCGAGTTGCCTTTTGCCGGGCATCCCACGCTGGGCAGTTGTCACGCTTGGCTGAAGGCCGGTGGCATGCCCCAGGCGGAGCACGTGGTGCAGGAATGTGGCGTGGGCCTGGTGCGCATCCGCAGAGGGGAAGATCGTTTGGCATTCGCCGCGCCGCCGCTGCGCAAAAGCGGCCCGCTGGACGAGAGCGATGTGGCACTGATCGCGCGCGGCCTGGGCGTTGCACGCATCGACATCGTGGCGCACAGCTGGTGCGACAACGGGCCCAGCTGGCGTGGCGTGATGTTGAAGACCGCAGAGCAGGTGTTGGGGCTGCGGCCCGACAGTGTGGTCTTGGCTGGGCTGGACATCGGTGCGGTCGGCCCACGCGGCAAGGTTGGGGTGGTGGGCGTGAGCGGGGTCAACGAAGGCCTGCACAGCGACTTCGAAGTGCGTGCTTTTTTCCCGGGCAACAACGGCTTGTGCGAAGACCCGGTCACCGGCAGCTTGAACGCCGCGCTGGCTCAGTGGCTGATCGGTGCGGGTCTGGCGCCCGAGCGCTATGTGGCGGCGCAGGGCACGGTCTTGCAACGTGAGGGACGCGTGCACATTCAGCGCGACGCCCAAGGCAATATCTGGGTGGGCGGTGCATCGGTCACCTGTATCGAGGGCACGGTCCTGATTTGA